A single Streptomyces sp. NBC_01381 DNA region contains:
- a CDS encoding FAD-binding oxidoreductase, producing the protein MSSSPGTSSAPVFRSLPPTADVVIVGGGVMGASIAFHLAEAGVRDIVVLERGELACGSSGKPIGGVRAHFSDPLNIELGRRSLRAFQDFPHRPGADIRLDTVGYLFLLTSETQAAEFEQSVRLQNGMGVPSRMVDAAEARRLCPYLSADGLVAAVHSPTDGHARPALVVRGYADAAARAGVRFATHTRVTGMDTPGGRVSAVHTDRGTIACATVICTAGAWSGQIAAMAGVDLPVRPVRRQLAFTEPLSPSAPRIPFTIDFTSSAYFHNSDDGLLFGLADPGQPDGFDTTWTPEWLGLFRDVVRHRAPALAAMPVADGWAGLYEVTPDHNALIGRSGEVPNFLYATGFSGHGFLQAPAVGEIVRDLHLEREPCVDIAPMSVERFRAGAAIRPEAHVV; encoded by the coding sequence CGCCCGGTACGTCCAGCGCCCCCGTCTTCCGCAGCCTCCCGCCGACCGCCGACGTCGTGATCGTCGGCGGGGGCGTGATGGGTGCCTCCATCGCCTTCCACCTCGCCGAGGCCGGGGTGCGCGACATCGTCGTCCTCGAACGCGGCGAGCTCGCCTGCGGCAGCTCCGGCAAACCGATCGGCGGCGTCCGCGCCCACTTCTCCGACCCCCTCAACATCGAGCTCGGCCGGCGCAGTCTGCGCGCCTTCCAGGACTTTCCACACCGGCCTGGCGCCGACATCCGCCTGGACACCGTGGGCTATCTCTTCCTGCTCACCAGTGAGACGCAGGCCGCGGAGTTTGAGCAAAGCGTCCGCCTCCAGAACGGCATGGGCGTGCCCAGCCGCATGGTCGACGCGGCCGAGGCACGGCGCCTGTGCCCCTACCTGAGCGCCGACGGTCTGGTGGCCGCCGTGCACTCCCCCACCGACGGGCACGCCCGCCCCGCCCTGGTCGTGCGCGGGTACGCCGACGCGGCGGCCCGGGCGGGCGTCCGGTTCGCCACGCACACCCGCGTGACCGGTATGGACACCCCAGGTGGCCGCGTCAGCGCCGTGCACACCGACCGCGGCACGATCGCCTGCGCCACCGTGATCTGTACGGCGGGCGCCTGGTCCGGGCAGATCGCCGCCATGGCCGGCGTGGACCTGCCCGTCAGGCCGGTGCGCCGCCAACTCGCCTTCACCGAACCGCTGTCGCCGTCGGCGCCGCGGATCCCCTTCACCATCGACTTCACGTCGTCGGCGTACTTCCACAACAGCGACGACGGCCTGCTGTTCGGTCTCGCCGACCCCGGCCAGCCCGACGGCTTCGACACCACGTGGACTCCGGAGTGGCTCGGCCTGTTCCGGGACGTCGTGCGCCACCGCGCCCCCGCGCTCGCCGCGATGCCGGTCGCCGACGGCTGGGCGGGCCTGTACGAGGTCACCCCCGACCACAACGCGCTGATCGGCCGCTCCGGCGAAGTGCCCAACTTCCTTTACGCCACCGGGTTCTCGGGCCATGGATTCCTCCAGGCACCCGCCGTCGGCGAGATCGTGCGCGATCTGCACCTGGAGCGGGAGCCGTGCGTCGACATCGCGCCGATGAGCGTCGAGCGGTTCCGGGCCGGGGCCGCGATCCGCCCAGAGGCGCACGTCGTATGA
- a CDS encoding VOC family protein — MISQWRLRAAFAVRLSEMYGREVPAYTTLVDVSREVNEDVLRARGADAERLGSIGRVTAERHGAIRVGTPAELRDVARVFGALGMRPVGFYDLREAAASAVPVVSTAFRPVDAEELARNPFRVFTSLLTPADPRFFDADLRARLETFLAGRELFPPELLALADRAGAERELPEAEAERFLQLAVQVFELSAEPIDQAWYAELEKVSAVAADIGGVGSTHINHLTPRVLDIDELYRRMTDRGIEMIDAIQGPPDWKGPDLLLRQTSFRALAEPRALRRPDGTVTRGALRVRFGEVEARGIALTPAGRALYDRLLALVDDQVAARPAADRTALARALWAEHVPGSERELAAQELAYFTYSVSPDRVRTSTQLPATIGELVDQGWVRAEPVVYEDFLPRSAAGIFQSNLSGEGSRNTGQEGAAYDSDWLSGAIDREVLDPFALYEHQQSLSITRVGRELGLSLDGTHPR, encoded by the coding sequence ATGATCAGCCAGTGGCGGCTGCGAGCCGCCTTCGCCGTCCGGCTCTCGGAGATGTACGGGCGTGAGGTTCCCGCCTACACCACGCTCGTGGACGTCTCGCGCGAGGTGAACGAGGACGTCCTGCGCGCTCGGGGCGCCGACGCCGAACGGCTCGGCTCCATCGGCCGGGTCACCGCCGAGCGGCACGGCGCCATCCGCGTGGGCACCCCCGCCGAACTGCGCGATGTCGCACGGGTCTTCGGCGCGCTCGGCATGCGTCCGGTCGGCTTCTACGACCTGCGGGAGGCGGCCGCTAGCGCGGTGCCCGTCGTGTCGACGGCGTTCCGTCCCGTGGACGCCGAGGAGCTGGCGCGCAATCCCTTCCGGGTCTTCACCTCCCTGCTCACGCCCGCGGACCCGCGCTTCTTCGACGCCGACCTGCGCGCCCGCCTGGAGACGTTCCTGGCCGGGCGTGAGCTGTTCCCACCGGAGCTGCTCGCCCTGGCCGACCGGGCCGGTGCCGAGCGTGAGCTGCCCGAAGCGGAGGCCGAGCGTTTCCTCCAACTGGCCGTCCAGGTCTTTGAATTGTCCGCAGAACCGATCGACCAGGCATGGTACGCGGAGCTGGAGAAGGTCTCCGCGGTCGCCGCGGACATCGGCGGCGTCGGCTCCACCCACATCAACCACCTCACCCCGCGCGTCCTGGACATCGACGAGTTGTACCGGCGCATGACCGACCGGGGCATCGAGATGATCGACGCCATCCAGGGCCCGCCCGACTGGAAGGGTCCCGATCTGCTGCTGCGCCAGACGTCCTTCCGCGCCCTGGCCGAACCGCGCGCCCTGCGCCGGCCGGACGGCACCGTCACGCGCGGCGCGCTGCGGGTGCGGTTCGGCGAGGTCGAGGCCCGCGGCATCGCCCTCACGCCCGCGGGCCGCGCGCTCTACGACCGGCTGCTCGCCCTCGTCGACGACCAGGTTGCCGCCCGCCCGGCGGCGGACCGCACCGCACTGGCCCGCGCCCTGTGGGCCGAGCACGTCCCCGGCAGCGAGCGCGAACTCGCCGCCCAAGAGCTCGCCTACTTCACCTACAGCGTCAGCCCTGACCGCGTCCGTACGAGCACCCAACTACCCGCCACCATTGGCGAGTTGGTGGACCAAGGCTGGGTGCGGGCCGAACCCGTGGTCTACGAGGACTTCCTGCCGCGCTCCGCCGCCGGCATCTTCCAGTCCAACCTCAGCGGCGAGGGCTCCCGGAACACCGGGCAGGAAGGCGCCGCGTACGACAGCGACTGGCTCTCCGGCGCCATCGACCGCGAGGTCCTCGACCCGTTCGCCCTGTACGAGCACCAGCAGAGCCTCTCCATCACCCGGGTCGGCCGCGAACTGGGCCTGAGCCTCGACGGCACGCACCCCCGCTGA